The window CTGGAAGTATTACTCCACATACTAAGTTTAATGCAGAAGTATATGTATTAGGTAAAGATGAAGGTGGAAGACATACTCCATTCTTTGATGGATATAGACCACAGTTTTATTTCAGAACTACAGACGTAACAGGAGATATTAATTTACCAGAAGGTGTAGATATGGTAATGCCTGGAGACAACATTGAAATGGAAGTAGAATTAATTACTCCAATTGCAATGGAAGCAGGATTAAGATTTGCGATTCGTGAAGGTGGAAAGACTGTAGGTGCTGGAGTTATTACTGGAATTATTGAGTAATTAATATAGCGAAAAAGAGAATGAGGAGGCAACCAATCCTCTCCTCTTCTTTTTCTGTGTAATATTTTTCGCAACGGAGGTGGCAAATATGGCGAAAAAACCTAATAAAGAGAAGATTAGAATCCGTTTGAAGGCATATGAGCATCAACTTCTAGATAAGTCAGCTAAGAAGATTGTTGAAACTGCCAAGAGAACTGGGGCTGATGTTTCTGGTCCGGTACCATTACCGACTAAGAAAGAGGTCTTTACGGTCTTACGTTCACCTCATGTGCATAAGACGGCTCGTGAGCAATTTGAAATGAGAACTCATAAAAGATTAATTGATATTTTAGAACCTACATCTAAGACTGTTGATTCGTTAATGCGTTTGGATTTACCAGCAGGTGTTGATATTGAGATTAAATTATAATTACGCATTAAAATAGAATACTAGCTATTGGATTTATGAGGAGGTGCAAGCAAGATGACAAAAGTAATTTTAGGAAAGAAAGTTGGTATGACACAGATTTTTAATGACGAAGGAGACGTTATACCAGTAACTGTAGTGGAAGCTGGACCATGTTCTGTGGTTCAAAAGAAGATTGAAGAGGTGGACGGCTACAATGCAGTTCAATTTGGTTTTGAAGATATTAAAGAACAGCGAATTAATAAGCCGTTAAAAGGTCATTTTGAAAAGCATGGCGTTGAGCCTAAAAAATATATTCAAGAGATTAGAATTAATGAAGATGAAGGTTATGAAGTAGGCGAAGTTATTAAAGCTGATGTTTTTGGAAACGGTGATAAAGTAGATGTGACAGGGACTTCTAAGGGGAAAGGATTTTCTGGTACAATTAAGCGATGGAACTTTAGTCTTGGACCGAAGACTCATGGTTCTAGAAATTATAGATTACCAGGAGCAATTGGTGCCGGTTCTGATCCAGCAAGAGTCTTTAAAGGACAAAAAATGGCAGGACATATGGGTCGAGAGAAGGTAACGATTCAAAATTTAGAAGTTGTTAAAGTAGATCCAGAGAAGAATATTTTAGCAATTAAAGGTGCTGTTCCTGGACCGAAAAAAGGATTACTATTAATTAAAGAAACAGTTAAAGGATAAGTTGGGAACGAAAGGAGGATAAAGTATGCCTGAATTAGCATTATACAATAGAGAAGGTAGCCAAGTTGGCGAAGTTCAACTTGATGAAAATATTTTTGCCGTAGAAATTAATGAACATGTTGTTCATGAAGCGGTAACTGCTCAATTAGCTGCTAAGAGAAGTGGTTCTGCTTCTACGAAGACACGAGGAAACGTTAGTGGTGGTGGCCGTAAACCTTGGAGACAGAAAGGTACTGGTCGAGCTCGTCACGGAAGTATTCGTTCGCCAATTTGGGTAGGTGGTGGAACAACTTTTGGTCCTCAACCAAGAAGTTATGCTAAAAAACTACCTAAGAAAGTTAAGAAATTAGCAGTAAAGTCAGTCTTTACTACTAAGGCAAATAATGAAGAATTAATTGTTGTGGATAAATTAGATTTTGATCTTCCTAAAACTAAAGATATGATTAAAGTTTTAGAAGCATTAAATGTTAATGATCAAAAGGTATTAATTTTAACTACTGGAAAAGACGAAAATTTATATAAATCAGCACGAAATATTCCAGGAGTGAAAGTTTTAGTTGCGTCTGCAGCAAATCCTTATGACCTTTTAAATAATGATAAAATAATTGCTACTAAAGACGCAATTGAGACAATAGAGGAGGTGCTGGACTAATGAGAGAAGCACAAGATATTATTATCCAGCCTCATATCTCTGAAAGAGCTATGATGGATATAGAGGAAAATAACTGGTATACTTTTAAAGTTGTTTTAGATGCTAATAAGTCAGAGATTAAGAAAGCCATTGAAGAAATCTTTGATGTAAAAGTTAAAAAAGTAACTACTAATCGTATGCCTGGTAAGAAAAGAAGAATGGGTGTGCATGAAGGTAAGCGACCTGATTGGAAAAAAGCTAGGGTTAAGTTAGATCAAGAAGATAGAATCGAAATATTTGAAGGTATGTAATTTTTAAGCGAAAAGGAGGGAATTAGAATGGCGATTAAAAAGTTTAAACCAACTTCACCGGCTAGAAGATATATGACGGTTGAATCTTTTGATGAGATCACTACTGATCAGCCAGAGAAGTCTTTATTAGCTCCAATTAAAAAGACTGGTGGTCGGAATTCAAATGGCCGAATTACATCTAGACGTCGAGGTGGAGGGCATAAAAGAAAGTATAGAGTTATTGACTTTAAACGAGATAAGGACGGAGTACCGGCTAAGGTAGCAACTATTGAATATGATCCAAACCGTTCTGCTCGAATTGCTTTATTACATTATGCTGATGGAGAGAAGCGATATATTTTAGCTCCAAGAGGAATTGAAGTAGGTAATGAAATATTTTCTGGAGAAGGTACTGACATTAAACCTGGAAATGCATTGAAGCTAAAAAATATTCCTATAGGTACTGTTATTCATAATGTTGAATTAAAGCCTGGAAGAGGTGGCCAACTAGTTAGGTCTGCTGGAGCTCAAGCTCAATTAATGGCT is drawn from Selenihalanaerobacter shriftii and contains these coding sequences:
- the rplC gene encoding 50S ribosomal protein L3 produces the protein MTKVILGKKVGMTQIFNDEGDVIPVTVVEAGPCSVVQKKIEEVDGYNAVQFGFEDIKEQRINKPLKGHFEKHGVEPKKYIQEIRINEDEGYEVGEVIKADVFGNGDKVDVTGTSKGKGFSGTIKRWNFSLGPKTHGSRNYRLPGAIGAGSDPARVFKGQKMAGHMGREKVTIQNLEVVKVDPEKNILAIKGAVPGPKKGLLLIKETVKG
- the rplD gene encoding 50S ribosomal protein L4; protein product: MPELALYNREGSQVGEVQLDENIFAVEINEHVVHEAVTAQLAAKRSGSASTKTRGNVSGGGRKPWRQKGTGRARHGSIRSPIWVGGGTTFGPQPRSYAKKLPKKVKKLAVKSVFTTKANNEELIVVDKLDFDLPKTKDMIKVLEALNVNDQKVLILTTGKDENLYKSARNIPGVKVLVASAANPYDLLNNDKIIATKDAIETIEEVLD
- a CDS encoding elongation factor Tu, whose product is GSITPHTKFNAEVYVLGKDEGGRHTPFFDGYRPQFYFRTTDVTGDINLPEGVDMVMPGDNIEMEVELITPIAMEAGLRFAIREGGKTVGAGVITGIIE
- the rplB gene encoding 50S ribosomal protein L2, giving the protein MAIKKFKPTSPARRYMTVESFDEITTDQPEKSLLAPIKKTGGRNSNGRITSRRRGGGHKRKYRVIDFKRDKDGVPAKVATIEYDPNRSARIALLHYADGEKRYILAPRGIEVGNEIFSGEGTDIKPGNALKLKNIPIGTVIHNVELKPGRGGQLVRSAGAQAQLMAKEGKYVHVKLPSGEVRLIRAECKATIGQVGNVEHENITIGKAGRSRWLGRRPKVRGVSMNPHDHPHGGGEGKKAAGRHPVTPWGQPTIGKKTRKSKKSDKLIIRRRNERKKD
- the rpsJ gene encoding 30S ribosomal protein S10, with translation MAKKPNKEKIRIRLKAYEHQLLDKSAKKIVETAKRTGADVSGPVPLPTKKEVFTVLRSPHVHKTAREQFEMRTHKRLIDILEPTSKTVDSLMRLDLPAGVDIEIKL
- the rplW gene encoding 50S ribosomal protein L23 — translated: MREAQDIIIQPHISERAMMDIEENNWYTFKVVLDANKSEIKKAIEEIFDVKVKKVTTNRMPGKKRRMGVHEGKRPDWKKARVKLDQEDRIEIFEGM